One part of the Thermoanaerobacterium sp. CMT5567-10 genome encodes these proteins:
- a CDS encoding conjugal transfer protein TrbL family protein, whose product MLTTIENMIMNAVTTFISNTFDSILGLFISFLGDEMAVAIKILNTPYITNAIYFTKLIAGTLLGVKVAAEAFKTYILYSSGDSSARPFELVKRTAFAALMVSAGPWAVNTIYEWGSEFAKAIASLPSTQAGNPVIWTQNILSLSLSSTIAMILIAFTVLIVWILILIQTGIRAVEIAFLAVSAPIMAVGLTRPDEGVWTVWWRELIVLSLSQAVQTFMIRGFLSTEVNMQFNSSVLSLLMLIGWLWVAFKTPSVLRQFAYHTGMGSAVGQAGQSAGSMYILRKAILKG is encoded by the coding sequence TTGTTGACAACAATAGAGAACATGATTATGAATGCAGTGACAACCTTTATTTCAAATACATTCGACAGTATTTTAGGGCTTTTCATTTCATTTTTGGGGGATGAAATGGCTGTGGCTATAAAAATTCTCAATACACCTTACATAACTAATGCAATTTATTTTACTAAGCTTATAGCAGGAACTCTTTTAGGAGTAAAGGTTGCTGCTGAAGCATTTAAGACGTATATTTTATATTCTTCTGGTGATTCATCTGCTCGACCATTTGAACTTGTTAAAAGAACTGCTTTTGCTGCATTGATGGTTTCAGCAGGTCCTTGGGCAGTCAATACAATTTATGAATGGGGCTCGGAATTTGCAAAGGCTATAGCGTCACTTCCATCAACACAAGCTGGCAATCCTGTTATATGGACTCAAAACATACTTTCATTATCTTTATCTTCTACTATAGCCATGATTTTAATAGCTTTTACAGTGTTAATAGTTTGGATATTGATTTTGATTCAGACAGGGATAAGAGCAGTAGAGATAGCTTTTCTTGCAGTTTCAGCACCAATAATGGCTGTAGGACTTACAAGACCAGATGAAGGTGTATGGACGGTGTGGTGGAGAGAGCTTATTGTATTATCTCTTTCTCAAGCTGTTCAAACTTTTATGATAAGAGGATTTCTTTCTACAGAGGTAAATATGCAATTTAATTCGTCTGTTTTGAGCCTTTTAATGCTTATAGGCTGGCTATGGGTAGCATTTAAGACTCCTTCTGTCTTAAGACAATTTGCATATCATACTGGAATGGGATCTGCAGTAGGTCAAGCTGGACAGTCAGCAGGAAGCATGTATATATTAAGAAAAGCTATATTGAAAGGGTGA
- a CDS encoding VirD4-like conjugal transfer protein, CD1115 family, whose product MKFKVALAILILIADFLLGPFLCILPLYAKDYGFKNGFNMWISSIGKEPLSGITLLEKEDVRIPWMWLQPTIFAALVSVFYPIYGRKKRRNDVMNLPEAFGQGQHGTARWRTEKEISQTFTVWNTRSNLAKGGFVVGFDGEEAWLDSGDGHCLVIGSTRSGKSRRVILPTIWNLAKAGESIVISDPKGEIYSHSSEYLKSEGYKVILIDLRDPYRGNQWNPLLRVSSALDSNDYSSASQVAWDVANIISNQQQYTGDPIWPQSQESLTAALILAVASFAPYEARHLGSVYEMLHQMGAGGGELLDEYFRSLPKDHPASSAYGVAALSEDRLRSSIFTGTAAQLRLWSDPAVIWLTSNQDHNLDDLGKEKVAVFIVIPDERGTRNILATLYIQQTYQALVDLANKNGGRLLRRVNFILDEFGNLPTIPEFDRKVTVAAGRGMRFLLAVQDISQIKAKYRELSQTITGNCATWLYILTTDLETARIISGKTGQYTVRTESYSSQVRNTDFSHGTTEGLTGRPLLLPDEVLRWPKDKSLILQARYNPAFLPLPDISEWPASKDLVPSIEYNIKKEVITVPVWVPTIAEKDKTDKDRTDQNLLSKLR is encoded by the coding sequence GTGAAGTTTAAAGTTGCTTTAGCCATTCTAATACTTATTGCTGACTTCTTACTTGGACCTTTTCTTTGTATTTTACCACTTTATGCAAAAGATTATGGCTTTAAGAATGGTTTTAATATGTGGATATCATCTATAGGAAAAGAGCCTTTGTCTGGAATAACACTATTAGAAAAAGAGGATGTGCGAATTCCGTGGATGTGGTTACAGCCTACTATTTTTGCAGCATTGGTTTCAGTCTTTTATCCTATCTATGGCAGAAAAAAGAGAAGAAACGATGTAATGAATTTACCAGAAGCATTTGGGCAAGGACAGCATGGTACTGCAAGATGGAGGACAGAAAAGGAGATTTCACAGACATTTACAGTATGGAATACGAGAAGTAATTTGGCAAAGGGCGGGTTTGTAGTAGGTTTTGACGGAGAAGAAGCATGGCTGGATTCAGGAGATGGGCATTGCTTAGTTATAGGTTCAACAAGGAGTGGAAAATCCAGAAGAGTTATACTTCCTACAATCTGGAATTTAGCAAAAGCAGGAGAGAGCATTGTTATATCTGATCCGAAAGGTGAGATCTATAGCCATTCGTCAGAGTACTTAAAAAGCGAAGGATATAAAGTAATCCTTATAGATCTTAGAGATCCATACAGGGGGAATCAGTGGAATCCACTTTTGCGCGTTTCATCTGCACTGGACTCCAATGATTATTCTTCAGCAAGTCAAGTAGCATGGGATGTTGCAAATATTATAAGCAATCAACAGCAGTACACAGGAGATCCTATATGGCCACAGTCGCAAGAAAGTTTGACTGCTGCTTTGATTTTGGCTGTTGCTTCTTTTGCTCCTTATGAGGCAAGGCATTTAGGAAGTGTGTATGAAATGCTGCATCAAATGGGAGCAGGCGGTGGAGAATTATTAGATGAATATTTTCGTTCTCTTCCTAAAGACCATCCTGCATCATCAGCTTATGGTGTTGCAGCACTTTCAGAAGACAGATTAAGAAGCTCGATTTTTACAGGAACTGCAGCACAGCTTAGACTTTGGTCAGATCCTGCGGTTATTTGGCTTACATCAAATCAGGATCACAATTTAGATGACTTAGGAAAAGAAAAAGTAGCTGTTTTTATCGTTATACCAGATGAGAGAGGCACGAGGAATATATTGGCTACTTTGTATATACAACAGACATATCAAGCTTTAGTCGATTTAGCAAATAAAAATGGAGGTCGGCTTTTAAGAAGAGTAAATTTTATACTTGATGAGTTTGGAAATCTTCCTACAATACCTGAATTTGATAGAAAAGTTACTGTTGCAGCAGGAAGAGGTATGAGGTTTTTATTGGCTGTTCAGGATATATCTCAGATTAAGGCTAAGTACAGAGAGCTTTCTCAGACAATCACAGGAAACTGTGCTACATGGTTATACATTCTTACTACAGATTTAGAAACAGCAAGGATAATAAGTGGGAAGACAGGTCAATATACGGTTAGGACAGAAAGCTATTCTTCACAGGTTAGAAACACAGATTTTAGTCATGGTACAACAGAAGGCCTTACAGGAAGGCCTCTTTTACTTCCAGACGAAGTGTTAAGATGGCCAAAGGATAAATCACTTATCCTTCAAGCCAGATACAATCCTGCCTTTCTTCCACTTCCTGATATTTCTGAATGGCCTGCAAGCAAAGATTTAGTGCCTTCTATAGAATATAACATTAAAAAGGAGGTGATAACTGTTCCTGTTTGGGTGCCAACTATAGCAGAAAAAGACAAGACAGATAAAGACAGAACAGATCAAAATTTATTATCAAAATTAAGATGA
- a CDS encoding PrgI family mobile element protein, producing the protein MYQVPKNISGKFELIPGFGWNELFFVLSGFLVGIFVYLILSIFTQSLIRYLVVFIFTGLAYFLVIPGPDGSSVLSLIKSYIKWSKKQRRYLNVIGRE; encoded by the coding sequence TTGTATCAAGTGCCTAAGAATATTTCGGGAAAATTTGAATTGATACCTGGTTTTGGATGGAATGAGCTTTTTTTCGTCCTTTCAGGTTTTTTGGTAGGTATTTTTGTCTATCTAATTTTATCTATTTTTACTCAATCTTTAATAAGATATTTGGTTGTGTTTATATTTACTGGACTTGCGTACTTTTTAGTTATTCCAGGACCAGATGGAAGCAGTGTGTTAAGTTTAATAAAAAGCTACATTAAATGGAGTAAGAAACAAAGAAGATATCTTAATGTAATTGGGAGGGAGTAG
- a CDS encoding VirB4 family type IV secretion system protein, translating into MISPQALEFSGKQVVFNDQFARIMVIAGYPPKVNAAWLSKIAAMPGVICSIHVEPTDPTNLILSLNKAIGEYAGRLEMGGNALTMQRTEQSLKDAEELMRKIDQEQQQVFYVTVVLMVLASDQQSLDRKVRQVESTLAASGMRGRILVFRQEEGLKAVGPWCVLHDDVRDAGGRNMPAETVAASFPFTASGINDGSGVVLGKDRDGGLVLTDIWKRGGDRTNSNWTILAKPGAGKSFTAKMLLLREYMKGSRVIIIDPEREYKDMCKKLNGVWINCTGGEGRINPLQVRLRPTEEGETDESNSFQSPLALHIQTLRTFFSLYLRDLTDVEKAALEDALVEVYKKVGIIWDTNPEDISNDTWPNVRELYEYCVKASESNPDAYGRLSVLLKRAAEGADSYLWAGPSTVEADSDFIVFDVHELQNAEDQVKRAQYFNVLSFAWNIIERDRKERTILVVDEAWMLVDPQTPQAIAFLRDTSKRIRKYNGSLVVISQNIIDFLAPEVQRYGQALLDNPTFKLLLAQGEKDLEAISGLMNLSEAEHDLLANAKRGEGLFVAGTQKIHIKIEAAPYELQYLTGGGN; encoded by the coding sequence ATGATATCACCTCAAGCACTTGAGTTTAGTGGAAAGCAAGTTGTTTTTAATGATCAGTTTGCGAGGATAATGGTTATTGCAGGTTATCCTCCTAAAGTAAATGCTGCATGGCTTTCTAAGATTGCAGCAATGCCTGGTGTTATTTGTTCTATTCACGTTGAGCCTACTGATCCGACAAATCTCATTTTAAGTTTAAATAAGGCTATAGGCGAGTATGCAGGCAGACTTGAAATGGGTGGCAATGCCCTTACAATGCAACGAACTGAGCAATCTTTGAAAGATGCTGAGGAGCTTATGAGAAAAATAGACCAGGAACAACAGCAAGTTTTTTACGTTACAGTTGTTTTGATGGTTCTTGCCAGTGACCAGCAAAGCCTTGATAGGAAAGTACGGCAAGTCGAATCAACTTTAGCAGCTTCTGGAATGAGAGGGAGAATTCTTGTTTTTAGGCAGGAGGAAGGTCTTAAGGCTGTAGGACCTTGGTGTGTGTTGCACGATGATGTAAGGGATGCAGGAGGAAGAAATATGCCTGCGGAAACTGTTGCAGCTTCTTTTCCTTTTACTGCGTCAGGCATAAATGATGGAAGCGGTGTTGTATTGGGTAAGGATAGAGATGGAGGACTTGTCTTAACTGATATCTGGAAGCGGGGTGGTGATAGAACTAATTCTAACTGGACTATCTTAGCAAAGCCTGGAGCAGGAAAGAGCTTTACTGCTAAAATGCTTCTTTTAAGGGAATACATGAAAGGCAGCAGAGTGATTATTATAGATCCAGAGAGGGAATACAAAGATATGTGCAAAAAGCTTAATGGTGTGTGGATCAATTGTACAGGCGGTGAAGGTAGAATAAATCCTTTGCAAGTAAGGTTAAGACCTACTGAGGAAGGAGAGACAGATGAATCTAATTCTTTTCAAAGTCCTTTAGCATTGCATATTCAAACTTTGAGGACTTTCTTTAGCTTATATCTTAGAGATTTGACGGATGTTGAAAAGGCAGCATTGGAAGACGCTTTAGTAGAAGTGTATAAAAAGGTGGGTATAATATGGGATACGAATCCTGAGGACATTTCAAATGATACGTGGCCAAATGTTAGAGAGCTTTATGAGTATTGCGTTAAAGCATCTGAAAGCAATCCTGATGCATATGGAAGACTTTCAGTACTTCTTAAAAGAGCTGCTGAAGGAGCGGATTCATACCTTTGGGCTGGACCAAGCACAGTTGAAGCTGATTCTGATTTTATTGTGTTTGATGTGCATGAACTACAAAATGCAGAGGATCAGGTTAAAAGAGCACAGTACTTTAACGTCCTTTCTTTTGCATGGAATATCATTGAAAGGGATAGAAAAGAGAGGACCATCTTAGTTGTAGATGAGGCATGGATGCTTGTAGATCCTCAGACGCCTCAAGCAATAGCATTTTTAAGGGATACTTCAAAAAGGATAAGAAAATACAATGGGAGTCTTGTTGTGATAAGCCAAAATATTATTGATTTTCTTGCACCAGAGGTTCAAAGATATGGTCAAGCACTTTTGGATAATCCTACTTTTAAGCTTCTTCTTGCACAAGGTGAAAAGGATCTTGAAGCTATATCAGGGCTTATGAATTTATCTGAAGCCGAGCATGATCTTTTAGCAAATGCAAAAAGAGGCGAAGGACTTTTTGTGGCAGGTACTCAGAAGATTCATATTAAGATTGAGGCGGCACCTTATGAGCTTCAGTATCTTACTGGGGGAGGTAATTGA